A single Silvibacterium dinghuense DNA region contains:
- a CDS encoding efflux RND transporter permease subunit translates to MWIVRLALRRPYTFAVLALLLMILGPLAVFNTPTDIFPNINIPVVSIVWQYTGLSAEQMANRIIYQNERSLTTTVNNIEHIESNSMYGIGVVKVYFQPSVEISSAVAQITAICQTQLKQLPPGTTPPLILQYSASSVPILQLGLSGQGLSEQQLNDFGLNFIRTQLVTIPGTGIPYPYGGKQRQVQVDINPQAMQAKGITPADVVTALGSQNIIEPSGTLKVGTFEYQIETNSSPETIQELNDIPIRSVNGAMVYMHDIGHVRDGFPPQTNIVRVDGQRATLLSVIKTGNSSTLDIVKGIRGKLKEIEPQFPPSLKIKLLGDQSIFVRASIDGVVREALIAACLTAVMILLFLGSWRSTLIIAVSIPLSILSSLLVLSALGETINIMTLGGLALAVGILVDDATVEIENINRNLEEGKAIEQAILDGAAQIAVPALVATISICIVFVPMFFLSGVARYLFVPLAEAVCFAMLASYLLSRTVVPTMAKYLLKEHDEHEVEQKARSRNPLVRFQLGFEHYFEKLRRGYYRILELCLTHSTVFLLFFLAFAIISSAALYPFLGEDFFPSVDSGQFEFHVRAQTGTRIEDMADLCDQVDRTIREVVPEDELITIIDNIGLPYSGINTSYSNDATIGPADADISVSLTENHHPTDAYVQKLRTILNQRFPGTTFYTLPVDMTTQILNFGLPAPIDIQIVGKDLAGNRQVAEQLINQIKQVPGTADLRIQQPFNLPVLTVDVNRTKAMQLGLQQSNIASSLLAATAGSFQTSPNFWMDPKTGVSYQIAVQAPQYLLDSMQDLENIPIVGASTNSASPAPQPNGVIQSSTTAPIAANPGQLLSNVANITPGMEQATVTHYNIAPVLDIYGNVVNTDLKSVDNGIEKILATEKGKLPRGSAIVVRGQVQTMKSSFIGLISGLVFSILLVYLLIVVNFQSWLDPFIIISGLPAAIAGIVWFLFLTHTRISVPALTGAIMCMGVATSNSILVISFAREQLEETVGDAREAALSAGFTRFRPVIMTALAMIIGMVPMALGLGDGGEQNAPLGRAVIGGLLFATISTLFFVPTFFSVLHGRAERKKREREARHHSMKPATENLS, encoded by the coding sequence ATGTGGATTGTTCGCCTCGCGCTACGACGGCCGTATACCTTTGCTGTCCTTGCGCTTCTGCTGATGATTCTCGGGCCGCTGGCGGTGTTCAACACGCCCACGGATATTTTTCCGAACATCAATATCCCGGTCGTCTCCATCGTGTGGCAGTACACCGGCCTTTCGGCCGAACAGATGGCCAACCGGATCATCTACCAGAACGAGCGCTCGCTGACGACAACGGTAAACAACATCGAGCACATCGAGTCGAACTCGATGTACGGCATTGGCGTGGTGAAGGTCTACTTCCAGCCGAGCGTCGAGATCTCATCGGCGGTCGCGCAGATCACCGCCATCTGCCAGACGCAGCTCAAGCAGCTCCCGCCGGGCACCACGCCGCCGCTCATCCTGCAGTATTCAGCTTCGAGCGTGCCCATCCTGCAGCTCGGCCTCTCCGGACAGGGACTCAGCGAACAGCAGCTGAACGACTTCGGCCTCAACTTCATCCGTACGCAGCTGGTCACCATCCCCGGCACGGGCATTCCGTATCCCTACGGCGGCAAACAGCGCCAGGTGCAGGTGGACATCAACCCGCAGGCAATGCAGGCCAAGGGCATCACTCCGGCGGACGTGGTGACGGCGCTGGGCAGCCAGAACATCATCGAGCCCTCCGGCACATTAAAGGTCGGCACCTTTGAATACCAGATCGAGACCAACAGCTCACCAGAGACGATCCAGGAGCTGAACGATATCCCGATCCGCTCGGTGAACGGCGCGATGGTCTACATGCACGACATCGGCCATGTGCGCGACGGCTTCCCGCCGCAGACCAATATCGTGCGCGTCGATGGGCAGAGGGCCACGCTGCTCTCGGTGATCAAGACGGGCAACTCGTCCACGCTGGACATCGTGAAGGGCATTCGCGGGAAGCTCAAGGAGATCGAGCCGCAATTCCCGCCTTCGCTCAAGATCAAGCTGCTCGGCGACCAGTCGATCTTCGTGCGCGCCTCGATCGACGGCGTGGTGAGGGAGGCGCTGATCGCGGCCTGCCTCACGGCGGTGATGATCCTGCTGTTCCTCGGCAGTTGGCGTTCGACGCTGATCATCGCGGTATCCATCCCGCTTTCGATCCTCTCCTCTCTGCTGGTGCTCTCGGCACTGGGCGAGACCATCAACATCATGACGCTGGGTGGCCTGGCACTGGCTGTCGGCATCCTGGTCGACGACGCGACGGTCGAGATCGAGAACATCAACCGCAACCTCGAAGAAGGCAAAGCGATCGAGCAGGCCATCCTCGACGGCGCGGCGCAAATCGCGGTCCCGGCGCTGGTGGCGACCATCTCGATCTGCATCGTCTTCGTGCCCATGTTCTTTCTGAGCGGCGTGGCCCGCTACCTCTTCGTACCGCTGGCCGAGGCGGTCTGCTTCGCCATGCTGGCCAGCTACCTCCTCTCGCGTACGGTTGTGCCCACCATGGCCAAGTATCTGCTGAAGGAGCACGACGAACATGAGGTCGAGCAGAAAGCCAGGAGCCGCAACCCCCTGGTCCGCTTCCAGCTCGGCTTCGAGCACTACTTCGAGAAGCTGCGCCGTGGCTACTACCGCATCCTCGAGCTGTGCCTCACGCACTCGACGGTTTTCCTGCTCTTTTTCCTGGCCTTTGCCATCATCTCCTCCGCGGCGCTTTATCCCTTCCTTGGCGAGGACTTCTTCCCTTCGGTCGACAGCGGGCAGTTCGAGTTCCATGTCCGCGCCCAGACCGGCACGCGTATCGAGGACATGGCTGATCTCTGCGACCAGGTCGACCGCACGATTCGCGAGGTGGTTCCAGAGGATGAACTCATCACCATCATCGACAACATCGGCCTGCCCTACTCCGGCATCAATACCTCGTATTCGAACGATGCAACCATTGGACCGGCCGATGCCGACATCTCCGTCTCGCTGACCGAGAATCATCATCCGACCGACGCCTATGTGCAGAAACTGCGCACCATCCTCAACCAGCGCTTCCCCGGCACGACCTTCTATACCCTGCCGGTGGACATGACGACGCAGATCCTGAACTTCGGGCTTCCGGCCCCGATCGACATTCAGATCGTGGGCAAGGACCTGGCCGGGAACCGCCAGGTGGCCGAGCAGCTGATTAACCAGATCAAGCAGGTACCGGGGACCGCCGATCTGCGCATCCAGCAGCCCTTCAACCTGCCCGTGCTGACCGTGGATGTAAACCGCACCAAGGCCATGCAGCTCGGACTCCAGCAGTCGAACATAGCCAGCAGCCTGCTGGCGGCTACGGCCGGCAGCTTCCAGACCTCGCCCAACTTCTGGATGGATCCGAAGACTGGCGTCAGCTACCAGATCGCGGTGCAGGCCCCGCAGTACCTCCTGGACTCGATGCAGGACCTTGAAAACATCCCGATCGTCGGCGCATCGACGAATTCAGCCTCGCCGGCTCCGCAACCAAACGGCGTGATCCAGAGCTCGACGACGGCGCCGATCGCCGCGAACCCGGGCCAGCTGCTGAGCAACGTGGCCAATATCACGCCGGGCATGGAACAGGCCACGGTGACGCACTACAACATCGCACCGGTGCTCGATATCTACGGCAACGTCGTGAATACCGACCTGAAGAGCGTTGATAACGGCATCGAGAAGATACTTGCCACTGAAAAAGGCAAGCTGCCGCGCGGCTCGGCAATCGTGGTCCGCGGACAGGTACAGACCATGAAGAGCTCGTTCATCGGCCTGATCAGCGGACTGGTCTTCTCCATCCTGCTCGTTTACCTGCTCATCGTGGTGAATTTCCAATCCTGGCTGGACCCGTTCATCATTATCTCGGGTTTACCGGCAGCGATTGCAGGCATCGTCTGGTTTCTCTTCCTCACGCATACCCGGATCAGCGTGCCGGCGCTGACCGGCGCGATCATGTGCATGGGCGTGGCGACTTCGAACTCGATCCTGGTCATCAGCTTTGCCCGCGAGCAGCTGGAAGAGACGGTGGGCGACGCCAGGGAGGCAGCGCTCAGCGCAGGCTTTACGCGCTTCCGGCCGGTGATCATGACGGCGCTGGCGATGATTATCGGCATGGTGCCCATGGCGCTGGGACTGGGCGACGGCGGCGAACAGAATGCTCCGCTGGGCCGTGCCGTGATCGGCGGCCTGCTCTTTGCCACCATCTCAACTCTCTTCTTCGTACCTACCTTCTTCAGCGTCCTGCATGGCCGCGCGGAGAGAAAAAAGCGCGAGCGTGAAGCCCGCCACCATTCCATGAAGCCTGCGACGGAGAACCTGTCATGA